Proteins encoded within one genomic window of Polaribacter sp. NJDZ03:
- a CDS encoding S46 family peptidase, whose product MKKILITFIVFIMSLPSAMANEGMWFLMHIERLNHRDMQKMGLQLTSEEIYSVNNQSLKDAIVQFNGGCTASIVSESGLVLTNHHCGYDAIAELSTAEQNHLKNGFWAGSKEEELKPESLYVRFFVRMDDVSKRILSLVNHKMSEKEREAIINREIAKIEKENNEGGKYTVSVRSFYEGNEFYYFVYEDYNDVRLVGTPPENVGKYGGDTDNWEWPRHTGDFSLFRVYADENGEPAEYSTANVPLKAKYHLPVNIDGVKENDFAMILGYPGRTNRWMPAQGVEQNVKFAYPAWVEGSKLSMDVMKKYMDADESVNLMYASAYAGIANYWKNRGGMITALTEHKTVEKKSKVEAKFAKWAKKKDNKEAYGKVIENINNYYSLTNGKAKQTNYLLGMLRSSKFAVLPYRIGGALKQYTAANEAERANMLPRLQALIESSYKDFYLPLEEEVFAKQLGLLASKSNYSLPELVAEIGGKNDNDFSAYVKAIFKLSMFTSKEGVEAYLQYPNEAILNSDPLLQLSNQLLDKYRENPESLVQAENDFKASFRLLVKGLRESGLSNIKYPDANSTLRLSYGKVRALPADKRNDANENNYTTFQGMIKKYKPNDPEFDLDQSMLDIYEKKDYGRYANERGQLPVNFLTDNDITGGNSGSPVVNGKGELIGLAFDGNIEAMAGDVIFDSNLQRTINVDIRYVLWLIDKYSNAKHIVDELTIISKK is encoded by the coding sequence ATGAAAAAAATACTGATTACATTTATTGTATTTATAATGTCGCTTCCGTCTGCAATGGCAAACGAAGGGATGTGGTTTTTAATGCATATAGAACGATTAAATCATCGTGATATGCAAAAAATGGGGTTACAGTTAACTTCAGAAGAAATTTATAGTGTTAATAATCAAAGTTTAAAAGATGCTATTGTACAGTTTAACGGAGGTTGTACAGCGAGTATCGTTTCAGAAAGCGGATTGGTATTAACAAACCACCATTGTGGTTATGATGCGATTGCAGAATTGTCTACAGCAGAACAAAATCATTTAAAAAATGGTTTCTGGGCAGGTTCTAAAGAAGAAGAATTGAAACCAGAAAGCTTATATGTGCGCTTTTTTGTAAGAATGGACGATGTTTCTAAACGTATTTTATCACTTGTAAATCATAAAATGAGTGAAAAAGAACGTGAAGCAATCATTAATAGAGAAATTGCTAAAATTGAAAAAGAAAATAACGAAGGTGGAAAATACACCGTTTCAGTGCGTTCTTTCTATGAAGGTAATGAGTTTTACTACTTTGTGTATGAGGATTATAATGATGTTCGCTTAGTAGGTACACCTCCAGAAAATGTTGGTAAATATGGTGGAGATACAGATAACTGGGAATGGCCAAGACATACCGGAGATTTTTCTTTATTTAGAGTTTATGCAGATGAAAATGGAGAACCAGCAGAATACTCTACTGCCAATGTGCCTTTAAAAGCAAAATATCATTTACCTGTTAATATTGATGGTGTAAAAGAAAACGATTTTGCGATGATTTTAGGATATCCAGGTAGAACAAACCGTTGGATGCCTGCACAAGGAGTAGAACAAAATGTAAAGTTTGCATATCCTGCTTGGGTAGAAGGTTCTAAATTAAGTATGGATGTTATGAAAAAATACATGGATGCAGATGAGTCTGTAAATCTAATGTACGCATCTGCTTACGCCGGAATTGCCAACTATTGGAAAAATAGAGGTGGAATGATTACCGCTTTAACAGAGCATAAAACGGTTGAAAAGAAGAGTAAAGTAGAAGCGAAGTTTGCAAAATGGGCTAAGAAAAAAGACAATAAAGAAGCCTACGGAAAAGTTATTGAGAATATCAATAATTACTATAGTTTAACCAACGGAAAAGCTAAACAAACAAACTACTTATTAGGGATGTTGCGTTCTAGTAAATTTGCTGTTTTACCATACAGAATTGGTGGTGCTTTAAAGCAATATACAGCTGCAAATGAAGCTGAACGTGCAAATATGTTACCAAGATTACAAGCGCTTATAGAGAGTTCTTATAAAGATTTTTACTTGCCTTTAGAAGAAGAGGTTTTTGCAAAACAATTAGGTTTGTTAGCATCAAAATCTAATTACTCATTGCCAGAATTGGTTGCAGAAATAGGAGGGAAAAACGATAATGATTTTTCTGCGTACGTAAAAGCTATTTTTAAGTTGAGTATGTTTACTTCTAAAGAAGGAGTAGAGGCTTATTTACAATACCCAAATGAAGCCATCTTAAATAGCGACCCTTTATTGCAATTGTCTAATCAGTTATTAGATAAGTATAGAGAGAACCCAGAAAGTTTGGTACAAGCAGAAAATGATTTTAAAGCATCTTTTAGATTGTTAGTAAAAGGATTGCGTGAATCTGGATTGAGTAATATTAAATATCCTGATGCAAATTCTACATTAAGATTGTCTTACGGTAAAGTTAGAGCTTTACCAGCCGATAAGAGAAACGATGCCAATGAGAATAATTATACTACTTTTCAGGGCATGATTAAAAAGTACAAACCAAACGATCCTGAGTTTGATTTAGATCAAAGCATGTTAGATATTTACGAAAAGAAAGATTACGGACGTTATGCAAATGAGCGTGGTCAATTGCCTGTAAACTTTTTAACAGATAACGATATTACTGGTGGTAACTCTGGTTCTCCTGTTGTAAATGGAAAAGGTGAATTAATTGGTTTGGCTTTTGATGGAAACATTGAAGCAATGGCTGGTGATGTTATTTTCGATTCAAACTTACAAAGAACTATTAATGTTGATATTAGATATGTACTTTGGTTGATAGATAAATACTCAAATGCAAAACATATTGTAGATGAGTTGACTATTATTAGTAAAAAATAG
- a CDS encoding peptide chain release factor 3 yields MTFLEEIARRRTFGIISHPDAGKTTLTEKLLLFGGAIQEAGAVKNNKIKKGATSDFMEIERQRGISVATSVLAFIYQDKKINILDTPGHKDFAEDTFRTLTAVDSVIVVIDVAKGVEPQTEKLVEVCRMRSIPMLVFINKLDREGKDAFDLLDEVEQKLGLRVTPMSFPIGMGYDFKGIYNIWEKKLNLFSGDNKTSISKGVEFDDLSNPELDEIVGKKAADTLREEIELISEVYPDFDREEYLSGSLQPVFFGSALNNFGVKELLDAFIKIAPSPQPKKAEERLVDSKEKKMTGFVFKIHANMDPKHRDRLAFIKIVSGTFKRNAPYLHVRNGKKVKFSSPNAFFAEKKEIVDESFPGDIVGIHDTGNFKIGDTLTEGEELNFKGIPSFSPEHFRYVNNADPMKSKQLYKGLDQLMDEGVAQLFTLDMNGRKVIGTVGALQYEVIQYRLEHEYGAKCSYENLSVHKACWVEPEDIKNDEFKEFKRVKQRYLAKDKQGQLVFLADSEFTIQMTQSKYPTVKLHFTSEFKK; encoded by the coding sequence ATGACATTTTTAGAAGAAATAGCACGTAGAAGAACTTTTGGTATTATATCGCATCCGGATGCTGGTAAAACCACATTAACAGAAAAATTATTACTTTTTGGTGGCGCAATTCAAGAAGCTGGTGCTGTAAAAAATAATAAGATAAAAAAGGGAGCAACTTCCGATTTTATGGAGATTGAACGTCAGCGTGGTATTTCTGTTGCTACTTCTGTTTTAGCTTTCATTTATCAAGATAAAAAAATAAACATTTTAGATACTCCTGGTCACAAAGATTTTGCTGAGGATACTTTTAGAACTTTAACTGCTGTAGATAGCGTTATTGTGGTAATTGATGTTGCAAAAGGGGTTGAGCCTCAAACCGAGAAATTGGTGGAAGTTTGTAGAATGAGAAGCATACCAATGTTGGTTTTTATCAACAAGTTGGATAGAGAAGGAAAAGATGCCTTTGATTTATTGGATGAAGTTGAGCAAAAATTAGGTTTGCGCGTTACTCCAATGAGTTTCCCAATAGGAATGGGATATGACTTTAAAGGAATTTATAATATTTGGGAAAAGAAATTAAATCTTTTTTCTGGTGATAATAAAACCTCTATTTCTAAAGGTGTTGAGTTTGATGATTTATCGAACCCAGAACTAGACGAAATAGTGGGTAAAAAAGCCGCGGATACTTTACGTGAAGAAATAGAATTGATAAGCGAGGTTTACCCCGATTTTGACAGAGAAGAGTACCTGAGCGGTTCGCTCCAACCTGTATTTTTTGGTTCTGCTTTAAACAACTTTGGAGTAAAAGAATTATTAGATGCATTTATTAAGATTGCGCCTTCTCCACAACCTAAAAAAGCAGAAGAGCGTTTAGTCGATTCTAAAGAGAAAAAAATGACTGGTTTTGTGTTTAAAATCCATGCAAACATGGATCCAAAACACAGAGATAGATTGGCTTTTATTAAAATCGTATCGGGTACTTTTAAAAGAAATGCGCCTTATTTACATGTTAGAAATGGTAAAAAAGTAAAATTCTCTAGTCCGAATGCCTTTTTTGCTGAAAAGAAAGAAATTGTAGACGAATCTTTTCCTGGCGATATTGTAGGAATACATGATACCGGAAACTTTAAAATTGGAGATACGTTAACAGAAGGTGAAGAATTGAATTTTAAAGGAATTCCTAGTTTTTCTCCAGAACATTTCCGTTACGTAAACAACGCAGACCCAATGAAATCTAAACAATTATATAAAGGTTTAGATCAATTAATGGATGAAGGTGTAGCGCAGCTATTTACTTTAGATATGAATGGTAGAAAAGTTATTGGAACTGTTGGTGCGTTGCAATATGAGGTAATTCAATACAGACTAGAACACGAATATGGAGCAAAATGTTCTTACGAAAATTTAAGTGTTCACAAAGCGTGTTGGGTAGAACCAGAAGATATTAAGAACGATGAATTTAAAGAATTTAAACGTGTTAAGCAACGTTATTTAGCAAAAGACAAACAAGGTCAGTTGGTGTTTTTAGCAGATTCTGAATTTACCATACAAATGACACAAAGTAAATACCCAACGGTAAAGTTGCATTTTACAAGTGAATTTAAAAAATAA
- the tpx gene encoding thiol peroxidase, protein MANITLKGNAINTIGNLPKTGTKAADFKLTAVDLSQKSLSDFSGKKVILNIFPSVDTGTCATSVREFNKKAADLENTVVLCVSKDLPFAQARFCGAEGIDNVVMLSDFADGNFGKSYELEIADGPLAHLHSRSIVIIDENGNVIYTEQVSEIADEPNYTAALNAI, encoded by the coding sequence ATGGCAAATATCACATTAAAAGGAAATGCAATAAACACAATAGGTAATTTACCTAAAACAGGTACTAAAGCAGCTGATTTTAAACTAACTGCAGTAGATTTATCTCAAAAAAGTTTATCAGATTTTTCTGGCAAAAAAGTAATTTTAAATATTTTTCCTAGTGTAGATACTGGTACTTGTGCTACTTCTGTTAGAGAATTTAATAAAAAAGCTGCAGATTTAGAAAACACCGTTGTTTTATGTGTTTCTAAAGATTTACCATTTGCACAAGCTCGTTTTTGTGGTGCAGAAGGGATTGATAATGTAGTAATGTTATCTGATTTTGCTGATGGAAACTTTGGAAAATCTTACGAATTAGAAATTGCAGATGGTCCTTTGGCACATTTACATTCTAGATCTATTGTTATTATTGATGAAAACGGAAACGTTATCTACACAGAACAAGTTTCTGAAATTGCTGACGAACCTAATTATACAGCTGCTTTAAACGCAATTTAA
- a CDS encoding Fic family protein, protein MNDFKLEKLPLKKDIETKNVLKKLNEAHRALAELKGLVSSIPNENILINTLGLQEAKDSSEIENIITTHDDLYKAELNLDGVKSLDAKEVQNYISALKIGYSLISKRNILTNNDIIQIQSELEKNNAGFRKVPGTALKNAKTGETVYTPPQDIETIKNLMSNLEQFINDDTLSDFDPIVKMAIIHYQFESIHPFYDGNGRTGRIINVLYLVMKDLLDLPILYLSRFIIENKAKYYELLQEIRITDNWENWLIYIIKAVEQTSKQTIILIKEIQKLMLEYKHIIRDNYKFYSQDLLNNLFQHPYTKIEFIERDLGVSRITAANYLNRLAKDGILKKQKLGTGNYYVNEKLYTILTKKVL, encoded by the coding sequence ATGAATGACTTTAAACTTGAAAAACTTCCTTTAAAAAAAGACATTGAAACAAAAAATGTTCTGAAAAAATTAAATGAAGCTCATAGAGCATTAGCTGAATTAAAAGGTTTAGTATCTAGTATTCCAAATGAAAATATCCTAATTAATACTTTAGGATTGCAAGAAGCAAAAGATAGTTCTGAAATTGAAAATATCATCACAACACACGATGATCTTTATAAAGCTGAACTAAATTTAGATGGAGTAAAATCGTTAGATGCTAAAGAAGTTCAAAATTATATTTCTGCATTAAAAATTGGATATTCATTAATTTCAAAAAGAAATATTTTAACAAATAATGACATTATCCAAATACAATCTGAATTAGAAAAAAATAATGCAGGTTTTAGAAAAGTTCCTGGAACTGCATTAAAAAATGCTAAAACTGGAGAAACAGTTTATACTCCGCCACAAGACATTGAAACTATAAAAAATTTAATGTCTAATTTAGAACAATTTATTAATGACGATACTTTATCTGACTTTGACCCAATAGTAAAAATGGCTATCATACATTATCAATTTGAAAGTATCCACCCTTTTTATGACGGTAATGGTAGAACAGGAAGAATTATTAATGTGCTTTATTTAGTAATGAAAGATTTACTTGATTTACCAATTCTATATTTGAGTAGGTTTATTATCGAAAATAAAGCTAAATATTATGAATTATTACAAGAAATTAGAATTACTGACAATTGGGAGAATTGGTTAATTTATATTATCAAAGCAGTCGAGCAAACTTCTAAACAAACTATAATTCTAATAAAAGAGATACAGAAATTAATGCTTGAGTATAAACACATAATTAGAGATAATTATAAATTTTATAGTCAAGATTTATTGAATAATTTATTTCAACATCCATACACAAAAATTGAGTTTATAGAAAGAGATTTAGGTGTATCAAGAATTACAGCTGCTAATTATTTAAATAGACTGGCGAAAGATGGAATTCTAAAAAAACAAAAACTAGGAACAGGCAATTACTATGTCAATGAAAAATTATATACGATTTTAACAAAAAAAGTACTTTAG
- the idi gene encoding isopentenyl-diphosphate Delta-isomerase: MEEQVVLVDEKDTQIGLMAKMEAHEKALLHRAFSVFVFNDKGELMLQQRAAHKYHSPLLWTNTCCSHQRDGETNLAAGKRRLMEEMGFVTEIKEVFSFMYKAPFDNGLTEHEFDHVMVGYYNDAPKINKEEVEAYKWMTLLDVKKDMENNPNEYTEWFKIIFDKSFEKLKNA, from the coding sequence ATGGAAGAACAAGTAGTTTTAGTTGATGAAAAAGATACCCAGATTGGGTTAATGGCAAAAATGGAAGCGCACGAAAAAGCATTATTGCATAGAGCTTTCTCAGTTTTTGTTTTTAACGATAAAGGAGAATTAATGTTGCAACAAAGAGCAGCACATAAATACCATTCGCCTTTATTATGGACAAATACCTGTTGTTCTCATCAAAGAGATGGTGAAACAAATTTAGCTGCAGGTAAACGAAGATTAATGGAAGAAATGGGATTTGTTACGGAGATAAAGGAAGTTTTTTCGTTTATGTACAAAGCACCTTTTGATAACGGTTTAACAGAGCATGAATTCGATCATGTAATGGTTGGTTATTATAACGATGCTCCAAAAATAAATAAAGAAGAAGTAGAAGCTTATAAGTGGATGACTTTACTTGATGTTAAAAAAGACATGGAGAACAATCCAAATGAATATACAGAGTGGTTTAAAATTATTTTTGATAAATCTTTTGAAAAATTAAAAAATGCCTAA
- a CDS encoding 6-carboxytetrahydropterin synthase has protein sequence MPKVKVYRRAHFNAAHRLFHPDWSDEKNAEVFGKCSNPNYHGHNYEMIVALFGEVDPITGFVYDLGLLRELIKEEVEEPFDHKNLNIEVPEFKNLNPTAENISIIIYNKLRAHIPANLEIEVTLYETRRNFVRYSGE, from the coding sequence ATGCCTAAAGTAAAAGTTTATAGAAGAGCACATTTTAATGCTGCTCACAGGTTATTTCATCCGGACTGGTCTGATGAGAAAAACGCAGAAGTATTTGGTAAATGCAGCAACCCAAACTATCATGGTCATAATTATGAAATGATAGTGGCGTTGTTTGGCGAGGTAGATCCTATTACTGGTTTTGTGTATGATTTAGGCTTGTTAAGAGAATTGATTAAAGAAGAGGTAGAAGAGCCTTTTGATCATAAAAACTTAAATATTGAAGTTCCAGAATTTAAAAACTTAAATCCAACTGCAGAAAATATTTCGATAATTATTTATAATAAATTACGAGCTCACATACCAGCAAATTTAGAAATAGAAGTAACTTTATACGAAACACGAAGAAATTTTGTGCGTTATTCTGGAGAGTAA
- a CDS encoding peptidylprolyl isomerase yields the protein MKIFLKAFFIVAIIAFYQCKDEKKPVEKQTNKTKLEEKVVKAWDSLNSKNTEAFLTEFGKQNPETIVEITTDFGKIKLRLFDDVPIHRANFIFLTKIKYFNTTVFYRIAKNFVLQGGNSDEMYTQRERRKYGNYLLEPEFRNNRKHKYGALAAARQWDHNPNKLSSPFEFYIVQSKRGAHHLDNEHTVFGEVISGFDTMTKISKVEVGVDEWPVNDVKMHIEIIE from the coding sequence ATGAAAATTTTCTTAAAAGCCTTTTTTATAGTTGCCATAATTGCATTTTATCAATGTAAAGATGAAAAGAAACCTGTAGAAAAACAAACCAATAAAACTAAACTAGAAGAGAAAGTTGTAAAAGCATGGGATAGCTTAAATAGTAAAAACACAGAAGCTTTTTTAACCGAATTTGGCAAACAAAACCCAGAAACCATTGTAGAAATTACAACCGATTTTGGTAAAATAAAATTGCGTTTATTTGATGATGTGCCAATTCATAGAGCTAATTTTATTTTCTTAACCAAAATAAAATATTTTAACACCACCGTTTTTTATAGAATTGCTAAAAACTTTGTGCTACAAGGTGGTAATTCTGATGAAATGTACACCCAGAGAGAACGCCGAAAATATGGAAACTATCTGCTAGAACCAGAATTTAGAAATAACAGAAAACATAAATATGGTGCATTGGCAGCAGCAAGACAATGGGACCACAACCCTAATAAATTATCCAGCCCTTTTGAGTTTTATATTGTTCAGAGCAAGAGAGGTGCTCATCATTTAGATAATGAACACACTGTTTTTGGTGAAGTTATTTCTGGATTTGATACCATGACAAAAATATCTAAAGTAGAAGTTGGCGTAGATGAATGGCCCGTTAATGATGTAAAAATGCACATAGAAATTATAGAATAA
- a CDS encoding MATE family efflux transporter — protein MNISQYTSEFKYNWKLAAPVMLGMLGHTFVSFVDNIMVGQMGTAELAAVSLGNSFMFIAMSIGIGFSTAITPLIAEADSSDNLKQAKATYKSGLFLCTTLGIVLFAGVYFSKPLMYLMKQPKEVVELAIPYLDLVAFSLIPLVIFQAIKQFSDGLSMTKYPMYAALIANVINIVLNYLLIFGKFGFPEMGIIGAAYGTLISRVIMVIYLWLLLRYKERSAQIVRNIKFFVLDVVTIKKIVNIGSLSAMQMFFEVAIFTAAVWLSGLLGKNPQAANQIALNLSSMTFMVATGLSVAAMIRVGNQKGLQNYKELRRIAFSIFLLGVLLAMFFALLFFIFHKSLPMIYVDLSDTANYIDNMEVVSIASKLLLAAAFFQISDSIQVVFLGALRGIQDVKVPTVLTFISYWVIGFPVSYYLGSEEMYGSFGIWLGLLAGLTTASILLFIRFNSLTLKLIKEKK, from the coding sequence GTGAATATTTCTCAATATACATCAGAATTTAAATACAATTGGAAGCTTGCAGCACCAGTAATGTTAGGTATGCTTGGGCATACATTTGTAAGTTTCGTAGATAATATTATGGTGGGCCAAATGGGAACAGCAGAATTAGCTGCGGTTTCTTTGGGAAACAGTTTTATGTTTATCGCCATGTCTATAGGTATTGGTTTTTCTACAGCGATTACACCTTTAATTGCAGAAGCAGATTCATCCGATAATCTAAAACAAGCAAAAGCAACTTATAAAAGTGGTTTGTTTTTATGTACTACCTTAGGTATTGTCTTATTTGCTGGCGTCTATTTCTCTAAGCCTTTAATGTATTTAATGAAACAACCCAAAGAAGTGGTAGAGTTGGCAATTCCGTATTTAGATTTGGTTGCTTTTTCATTAATTCCTTTGGTTATTTTTCAGGCAATTAAGCAGTTTAGTGATGGGCTGTCTATGACGAAATACCCAATGTATGCTGCGTTAATTGCAAATGTTATAAACATTGTTTTAAACTATTTATTAATTTTCGGAAAATTTGGTTTCCCAGAAATGGGAATTATTGGTGCCGCCTATGGTACGTTAATTTCTAGAGTAATCATGGTTATTTACTTATGGTTATTATTGCGTTATAAAGAAAGATCTGCACAAATAGTAAGAAATATAAAATTCTTTGTTTTAGATGTTGTAACGATAAAAAAAATTGTGAATATTGGTTCTTTAAGTGCTATGCAAATGTTTTTTGAAGTTGCTATTTTTACAGCGGCAGTTTGGTTAAGTGGTTTGTTGGGGAAAAACCCACAAGCGGCAAATCAAATAGCCTTAAACTTATCTTCTATGACGTTTATGGTTGCAACTGGTTTAAGCGTTGCTGCTATGATTAGAGTAGGGAACCAAAAAGGATTACAAAATTATAAAGAATTGCGCAGAATTGCTTTTTCTATCTTTTTATTAGGAGTATTGTTAGCGATGTTTTTTGCATTACTTTTCTTTATTTTTCATAAAAGTTTACCAATGATTTATGTAGATTTAAGTGATACTGCAAATTATATAGACAATATGGAAGTGGTTTCTATTGCATCAAAATTATTATTAGCAGCAGCATTTTTTCAAATATCAGATAGTATACAAGTTGTGTTTCTAGGCGCATTGCGTGGTATACAAGATGTTAAAGTACCTACAGTTCTTACTTTTATATCTTATTGGGTTATCGGTTTTCCGGTTTCTTATTACTTAGGGAGCGAAGAAATGTATGGTAGTTTTGGTATTTGGTTAGGTTTACTTGCAGGCTTAACAACAGCTTCTATTTTATTATTTATCAGATTTAATTCATTAACTTTAAAGTTGATAAAAGAGAAAAAATAA
- the kdsB gene encoding 3-deoxy-manno-octulosonate cytidylyltransferase, producing the protein MKIIAMIPARYSASRFPGKLMKDLGGKPVILRTYEAALHTNLFDDVFIVTDSDVIFKTIENAGGKAIMSIKEHECGSDRIAEAVENIEADIVINVQGDEPFIDEVSLSKLIDVFKKDDKKEIDLASLKVQITNKEDIENPNNVKVITDVDNLAIYFSRSVIPFHRDKDIAVKYYKHKGVYAFRKQALIDFYNTPMTPLEAAEKIEAIRYQEIGKKIKMVETDVEAVGIDTPEDLEKAIQFLKL; encoded by the coding sequence ATGAAAATAATTGCCATGATTCCTGCACGATATAGTGCATCTCGTTTCCCTGGAAAGTTAATGAAAGATTTAGGAGGGAAACCTGTTATTTTAAGAACGTATGAAGCCGCTTTGCATACCAATTTATTTGATGATGTTTTTATTGTAACAGATTCTGATGTTATTTTTAAAACTATAGAAAACGCAGGCGGAAAAGCAATTATGAGTATCAAAGAACACGAATGCGGTTCTGATAGAATTGCCGAAGCAGTAGAAAATATAGAAGCAGATATTGTAATTAACGTACAAGGAGATGAACCTTTTATAGATGAAGTTTCGCTTTCTAAATTAATTGATGTCTTTAAAAAAGACGATAAAAAAGAGATTGATTTGGCTTCTTTAAAAGTACAAATTACCAATAAAGAAGATATTGAAAATCCTAATAATGTGAAGGTAATTACCGATGTAGATAATTTAGCAATTTACTTTTCTAGAAGTGTAATTCCGTTTCATAGAGATAAAGATATTGCAGTTAAGTATTATAAACACAAAGGCGTGTATGCTTTTAGAAAACAAGCGCTAATAGATTTTTACAATACACCAATGACTCCATTGGAAGCTGCAGAAAAAATAGAAGCCATTAGATACCAAGAAATTGGTAAAAAAATTAAAATGGTAGAAACAGATGTAGAAGCTGTAGGTATAGATACTCCGGAAGATTTAGAAAAAGCGATTCAATTTTTAAAATTATAA
- a CDS encoding peptidylprolyl isomerase, which translates to MNNGIYAKFTTPKGEILVQLEHEKAPGTVGNFVALTEGNLENSVKEQGTPYYDGLKFHRVIPEFMVQGGCPQGTGTGNPGYKFDDEFHPDLKHDAPGKLAMANSGPATNGSQFYITHVPTPWLDGKHTVFGSVIEGQDVIDAIAQGDDMTVEIIKVGAEAEAFNAVEAFRTFEGSREKREADEIAKQKALLDTVAAGYDETASGLRYQILQKGTGKKATKGAGVSVHYKGQLLDGTVFDSSYKRKEPIDFNVGVGQVISGWDEGIQLLQVGDKARFVIPSNLAYGSAGAGGVIPPDATLIFDVELMAVK; encoded by the coding sequence ATGAATAACGGAATTTATGCAAAATTCACCACTCCAAAAGGTGAGATTTTAGTACAATTAGAACACGAAAAAGCTCCTGGAACTGTTGGTAATTTTGTTGCTTTAACAGAAGGAAATTTAGAAAACTCAGTAAAAGAACAAGGAACTCCTTATTACGATGGATTAAAATTCCACAGAGTAATTCCAGAATTTATGGTTCAAGGTGGTTGCCCACAAGGAACAGGAACTGGTAACCCAGGTTATAAATTTGATGATGAATTTCACCCAGATTTAAAACATGATGCTCCAGGAAAATTAGCAATGGCTAATTCTGGTCCTGCAACAAACGGAAGTCAGTTTTACATTACCCACGTTCCTACTCCATGGTTAGACGGTAAACATACTGTTTTTGGTTCTGTAATTGAAGGTCAAGATGTAATTGATGCAATTGCACAAGGTGATGATATGACTGTAGAAATTATTAAAGTTGGTGCAGAAGCAGAAGCTTTTAACGCTGTTGAAGCTTTTAGAACTTTTGAAGGATCTAGAGAAAAGCGTGAAGCTGATGAAATAGCAAAACAAAAAGCATTGTTAGATACGGTTGCTGCTGGTTATGATGAAACTGCAAGTGGTTTACGTTACCAAATTTTACAAAAAGGAACAGGAAAAAAAGCAACTAAAGGTGCTGGAGTTTCTGTACACTACAAAGGTCAATTATTAGACGGTACTGTATTCGATTCTTCTTATAAGAGAAAAGAACCAATCGATTTTAATGTTGGTGTAGGTCAGGTTATTTCTGGTTGGGATGAAGGAATTCAATTATTACAAGTAGGAGACAAAGCTCGTTTTGTAATCCCTTCTAATTTAGCATATGGTTCTGCAGGTGCAGGAGGAGTTATTCCACCAGATGCAACACTTATTTTTGATGTAGAATTAATGGCTGTAAAATAA
- a CDS encoding fasciclin domain-containing protein, with translation MKTLNFFKVTVLILSLVISQNFSAQEKTKMVGGAEMYPSKNIVENAVNSKDHTTLVAAVKAADLVDVLTSDGPFTVFAPTNKAFEMLPEGTVSTLLMAENKTKLQTILKYHVVAGNWSAKEIVGLIKKGNGKAAIKTVSGGTITAWMKGKNVYISDENGGKAKVTIADVNQSNGVIHVIDAVLLPKPAM, from the coding sequence ATGAAAACCTTAAATTTTTTTAAAGTAACAGTTTTAATACTTAGTTTAGTAATTAGTCAAAATTTTAGTGCACAAGAAAAAACAAAAATGGTAGGTGGAGCAGAAATGTACCCTTCTAAAAATATTGTAGAAAATGCAGTAAACTCTAAAGACCATACTACGTTAGTTGCAGCCGTAAAAGCAGCAGATTTAGTAGATGTATTAACAAGTGATGGACCTTTTACTGTTTTTGCACCTACAAATAAAGCTTTTGAGATGTTGCCAGAAGGTACCGTAAGCACTTTATTAATGGCAGAAAATAAAACAAAATTACAAACAATTTTAAAGTACCATGTTGTTGCAGGTAACTGGAGTGCTAAAGAAATTGTAGGCTTAATTAAAAAAGGAAACGGTAAAGCTGCTATTAAAACAGTAAGCGGAGGTACCATTACTGCTTGGATGAAAGGAAAAAACGTTTATATTTCTGATGAAAACGGAGGGAAAGCTAAAGTTACTATTGCAGATGTAAACCAATCTAACGGAGTTATACATGTTATTGATGCTGTTTTATTACCAAAACCAGCAATGTAA